A stretch of Lathyrus oleraceus cultivar Zhongwan6 chromosome 6, CAAS_Psat_ZW6_1.0, whole genome shotgun sequence DNA encodes these proteins:
- the LOC127098645 gene encoding uncharacterized protein LOC127098645, translating into MENLHEANHKRQERELDAPESPLSSTTMASVEQPLKKRKFHDSPPSESPHSPPPQPPGTSAPILQTLPPPPLSQEEILEKRRNKDAIRNLYDGYKRIKRCLLQKQGPSTPELDHNFLALIASSRGCMSVQRVVADLIPRYACHCPTALEDAAKVLINMHNWSLALISKEEDSNGIAFETAKACIFGLADICYAASSVAPTSAVVRGIRSTVFQNVLTFFVALFEEKDFLRMIDKNFLNMQDNPEVFSELERNILHQDDSSLTKLSKFRTLCILWIFFSRPKELLAACLELFAATTKEGTSNEGKRFLSMVTSMLNDEEAVRLLGRANDGPKSCSDYIGKGMKEIEVGEKAITDDNHISDAIRKSCLLMLVLNKDRSLRNWTLRRCKKLLHSLTNASQETTSVLQGILGMFTQQTELEDCQIDSDEDKSDSSIFVSRNYGIPKMSEERESIGETSQKGSHFDNGGISRSVGVEKGDMPHVRCPTPRDYVSHQIFSPTVRTAVDFRSNSFDGRNDFPIVEKNQVLNTNFNSPLSRSSSGAVSNVLASPNHHFMSPTSSTRSQIVWCCDGDPAAVDVVAASKQLWVGCVAPDMPESHIRFQLERFGPIEKFIFFPLKGFALVEYRRIIDAIKARHFAPQNFPCRVKFMDIGLGTKGAMNSVAVGSSSHIYVGNISSQWAKDEVLHESRKVVYKGPLTFIDLSCECALLMEFETPEEAASVMLHLRQLRRERSSYNPHFGPGTVNVVSGHAYMDGARPLPTPAHLDFKVSNSAGSPHARTLHGSPADSSQTRMSHLCNILASLRAKYNINQNTGPHDNYMTGNSFASSMREEDAVPSSTLWITIPHSSSQFLTDDELMSICNLAIGNSGFIARLTQAKIHMGYGWFVECSNVDGAVSVLKNLRGCPGLFFQIEFSKPGNQNAVPFSIKPENHAMELVSPRINAENHSSGVHGAPLSQSNWHYPDSREISEAGVRKPDGYDHLSLDPHRGNVPHVHSGTRGPSVPPPPQQIQSSSFTHPVYAPPNGPWDPPNGPWDPHGINNQLPVNQFQTAAMPNNFNGSPFISASVTPLAQMQGTPMQPYNQQIPPLIVPPPLSSLPPHQPEMPPLHPHPPSPSLPPLPQTQPPLVPPPPGSPPPPPPPLPVQEPVNMECSEQPLQYQWQGNLCKSGVSYCTINACRADSNICRYSNAIPEPAEWPTKLDMTKRTDFRHVQSTFAATPSHRREVCRLIPSSKSDDRRFQDFISYLKQRDCAGVIKIPASKSIWARLLFILPHSLEMCSLLSIAPGPSECLIALVLPKETNFEWE; encoded by the exons ATGGAGAATCTTCATGAGGCAAATCATAAACGACAGGAGAGAGAACTCGACGCACCAGAGTCACCACTCTCTTCCACAACCATGGCCTCCGTTGAGCAGCCTCTGAAGAAGCGAAAGTTTCACGACTCTCCACCATCGGAATCACCACACTCTCCGCCGCCACAACCGCCAGGAACTAGCGCGCCCATTCTTCAAACCCTACCTCCTCCACCTTTGTCGCAGGAGGAAATTCTCGAGAAGCGCAGAAACAAAGACGCAATTCGAAACCTCTATGATGGTTACAAGCGAATTAAACGATGTCTCCTCCAGAAACAAGGTCCCTCCACACCTGAACTTGATCACAACTTTCTTGCTCTCATCGCTTCTTCCAGAG GTTGTATGAGTGTACAAAGAGTTGTGGCCGATTTAATTCCTCGATATGCTTGTCACTGTCCAACAGCTTTGGAAGACGCGGCCAAAGTGCTTATCAATATGCATAACTGGAGTTTAGCATTGATCAGTAAGGAAGAGGATTCCAATGGCATTGCATTTGAAACTGCTAAAGCCTGTATTTTCGGATTGGCTGATATTTGCTATGCTGCTTCTTCGGTAGCACCAACATCAGCTGTAGTTAGAGGAATTCGCTCAACAGTTTTTCAAAATGTGCTCACCTTTTTCGTTGCCTTATTTGAGGAAAAGGATTTCTTAAGGATGATTGACAAGAATTTCCTGAATATGCAAGATAATCCTGAGGTCTTCTCTGAATTGGAACGAAATATTTTACATCAAGATGATTCTTCGTTGACTAAATTGTCCAAGTTCCGTACATTATGTATACTTTGGATATTTTTTTCTCGTCCAAAAGAATTGCTTGCAGCTTGTTTGGAACTCTTTGCAGCCACCACAAAAGAGGGAACTTCTAACGAAGGAAAGCGTTTTCTGAGCATGGTAACTAGCATGCTTAATGATGAAGAAGCAGTTCGCCTTTTGGGTAGAGCAAATGATGGGCCTAAATCATGTAGCGATTATATTGGGAAAGGCATGAAAGAGATTGAGGTCGGCGAGAAAGCTATAACCGATGACAACCATATATCCGATGCTATTCGAAAGAGCTGCTTGCTAATGCTG GTTCTTAACAAGGACCGCTCACTGCGGAATTGGACTCTGCGTCGATGTAAAAAGTTACTTCACTCGCTCACCAATGCTTCCCAGGAAACTACATCAGTATTACAAGGAATTCTTGGAATGTTCACTCAGCAGACCGAGTTAGAAGACTGTCAAATAGATAGTGATGAAGATAAATCTGATTCTTCAATTTTCGTGAGTAGAAACTATGGGATTCCTAAGATGTCTGAGGAACGTGAAAGTATTGGCGAAACATCACAAAAAG GTTCTCATTTTGATAATGGAGGGATATCAAGGTCTGTGGGTGTTGAGAAAGGTGACATGCCCCATGTTAGATGTCCCACACCTAGGGACTATGTAAGCCATCAGATATTCTCACCTACAGTTAGAACAGCGGTAGATTTTAGGAGTAATTCATTCGATGGTAGAAATGATTTCCCAATTGTTGAGAAAAATCAAGTTTTAAATACAAATTTCAATTCACCTCTGTCGAGGTCCTCTAGTGGAGCTGTCAGCAATGTTCTGGCTTCTCCGAATCATCATTTTATGTCACCAACTTCATCAACCAGGAGTCAAATTGTTTGGTGCTGTGACGGGGATCCTGCTGCTGTAGATGTTGTCGCTGCTTCTAAGCAGCTATGGGTAGGTTGTGTAGCACCTGACATGCCTGAAAGCCATATTAGGTTTCAATTAGAGAGGTTTGGTCCTATTGAAAAGTTTATATTCTTCCCTTTGAAAGGATTCGCTTTAGTTGAGTACAGAAGGATTATTGATGCGATAAAGGCTAGACACTTTGCACCTCAGAATTTTCCTTGCCGTGTAAAATTCATGGATATAGGACTTGGTACTAAGGGTGCAATGAATAGTGTGGCGGTTGGCTCTAGTTCTCATATTTATGTTGGAAATATTTCCAGTCAATGGGCTAAGGATGAAGTTCTTCATGAATCAAGGAAAGTAGTTTATAAGGGTCCTCTCACATTTATTGATCTTAGCTGTGAGTGTGCATTACTTATGGAGTTTGAAACCCCTGAAGAAGCTGCCTCTGTTATGTTGCATCTGAGACAGCTCCGAAGGGAAAGAAGTAGTTATAACCCACATTTTGGTCCTGGAACAGTTAATGTTGTAAGTGGGCATGCTTATATGGATGGTGCAAGACCTTTGCCCACCCCTGCCCATCTGGACTTCAAAGTCAGCAACTCTGCTGGATCACCTCATGCTCGAACTTTACACGGGAGCCCTGCTGACAGTAGTCAAACAAGAATGTCTCACTTGTGTAACATATTAGCTTCATTGCGTGCAAAGTATAATATTAATCAAAACACAGGTCCCCATGATAATTATATGACTGGAAATAGCTTTGCTTCTTCCATGCGTGAGGAAGATGCAGTGCCATCCAGCACTCTGTGGATAACTATTCCACATAGTAGCTCCCAGTTCCTCACAGATGATGAGCTAATGAGTATTTGCAACCTTGCCATTGGAAACTCTGGTTTCATTGCACGGTTGACACAAGCAAAAATTCACATGGGATATGGTTGGTTTGTTGAGTGTAGTAATGTTGATGGTGCAGTTTCTGTCTTAAAGAATCTGCGTGGTTGTCCAGGACTGTTCTTCCAAATAGAATTCAG CAAACCGGGAAATCAGAATGCTGTACCATTTTCAATTAAACCTGAAAACCATGCTATGGAGCTTGTTTCCCCCAGAATAAATGCTGAGAATCATAGTAGTGGAGTGCATGGTGCACCTCTCTCTCAGTCAAACTGGCACTACCCTGATTCTAGGGAGATATCAGAAGCTGGAGTAAGGAAACCTGATGGTTATGATCATTTATCGCTGGATCCTCATCGAG GAAATGTTCCACATGTACATTCTGGAACACGTGGACCTTCCGttccaccaccaccacaacaaatTCAGTCATCTTCTTTCACCCACCCTGTTTATGCTCCTCCAAATGGGCCATGGGATCCTCCAAATGGGCCATGGGATCCCCATGGAATAAATAATCAGTTACCTGTCAACCAATTCCAGACAGCTGCAATGCCAAATAATTTTAATGGCAGTCCTTTCATATCTGCTTCAGTAACTCCACTTGCTCAGATGCAAGGAACTCCAATGCAACCCTATAACCAGCAGATTCCTCCGTTAATTGTACCACCACCTCTATCATCTTTGCCACCTCATCAGCCTGAAATGCCACCTCTTCACCCACATCCTCCTTCTCCTTCTCTGCCACCTCTACCCCAGACACAACCACCATTGGTTCCTCCACCACCCGGTTCTCCTCCTCCACCTCCTCCACCCTTGCCTGTCCAAGAACCAGTCAATATGGAATGTTCGGAGCAGCCACTGCAGTATCAATGGCAGGGAAATCTCTGTAAAAGTGGAGTCAGCTACTGTACAATTAATGCATGCAGAGCAGATTCAAATATTTGCAGATATTCGAATGCCATACCCGAGCCTGCCGA ATGGCCTACCAAATTAGACATGACTAAACGCACAGATTTTCGACATGTGCAATCAACATTTGCTGCTACTCCATCTCATAGA AGAGAAGTATGCCGTTTAATCCCATCTTCAAAAAGTGACGACAGAAGG TTTCAGGATTTCATATCATACTTAAAACAGAGGGATTGTGCTGGAGTTATTAAAATCCCAGCTTCAAAATCAATATGGGCAAGGCTGCTATTtatacttcctcattcacttgaAATGTGCTCGTTGCTGTCTATTGCACCCGGTCCATCTGAGTGCCTAATTGCCTTGGTTTTACCCAAAGAAACAAACTTTGAGTGGGAATGA